A genomic stretch from Erwinia sp. E_sp_B01_1 includes:
- a CDS encoding MdtA/MuxA family multidrug efflux RND transporter periplasmic adaptor subunit has protein sequence MTPTTNKAASSRRKKFLLAILVILVALLVWRFWPQGAGPAGGPGGMGGPGGPGMMSGAVTPVHAGKVTTADVPVYLTALGTVIPNATVTVTSRVDGQLTKVMFTEGQKVEAGQVLAQIDPRSYQATLAQYQGDLNQNQALLKSAQLTLARYRTLFAQDSLSRQDLDSQVATVGQYSGAVKGDEAQIASAKLNIEFSKITSPIAGRAGLRLVDAGNMVHSTDTTGIVTITQTQPAAVTFSVPQNNIPTLLKALHNGQSLPATAFDQNGDSQLAQGDVQFISNQIDTSTGSVELKALFANQDEALYPNQFVNLRLQTGTLKQATVIPAQALQLSSDGSFVYVINQDKTVTRKQVKTGPTLGETLQAILSGVSAGEQVVTEGIDRLSNGSKVSVVSDSDTKAASGSAKAQ, from the coding sequence ATGACCCCAACGACTAATAAAGCGGCATCCTCCCGACGTAAAAAATTCCTTTTAGCGATCCTGGTCATTCTCGTTGCGCTGCTGGTCTGGCGCTTCTGGCCCCAGGGTGCCGGGCCCGCGGGTGGCCCCGGAGGCATGGGGGGACCTGGCGGGCCGGGGATGATGTCGGGGGCTGTCACGCCGGTTCATGCCGGAAAGGTGACCACGGCTGACGTGCCGGTCTATCTGACCGCGCTGGGGACGGTTATTCCCAACGCTACGGTGACGGTCACCAGCAGGGTCGACGGACAGCTGACTAAAGTTATGTTCACCGAAGGGCAAAAAGTCGAAGCGGGGCAGGTACTGGCGCAGATCGATCCGCGCAGCTATCAGGCGACGCTGGCGCAGTATCAGGGCGATCTTAATCAGAACCAGGCGCTGCTGAAAAGTGCCCAGCTGACGCTGGCCCGTTACCGCACACTCTTTGCTCAGGACTCGCTGTCGCGTCAGGACCTGGACAGCCAGGTGGCCACCGTGGGTCAGTACAGTGGTGCTGTTAAAGGCGATGAGGCGCAGATTGCCTCCGCAAAACTGAACATTGAGTTTTCGAAGATTACCTCGCCGATTGCGGGTCGCGCCGGGTTACGCCTGGTGGATGCCGGCAACATGGTTCACAGCACCGACACCACCGGTATCGTCACCATTACCCAGACACAGCCTGCTGCCGTAACCTTCAGCGTGCCACAGAATAATATTCCCACGCTGCTGAAAGCGCTGCACAACGGCCAGAGCCTTCCGGCTACCGCCTTCGATCAGAACGGTGACAGCCAGCTGGCGCAGGGTGACGTGCAGTTTATCAGTAACCAGATCGACACCAGCACCGGCTCGGTAGAGCTGAAAGCGCTGTTTGCTAACCAGGATGAGGCGCTCTATCCGAATCAGTTCGTTAACCTGCGTTTGCAGACCGGCACGCTGAAACAGGCCACGGTTATCCCTGCTCAGGCGCTGCAGCTCAGCAGCGATGGCAGCTTTGTCTATGTGATCAATCAGGATAAAACCGTCACGCGTAAACAGGTGAAAACCGGCCCGACGCTGGGTGAAACGCTGCAGGCCATTCTCTCCGGCGTGAGCGCAGGCGAGCAGGTGGTGACCGAAGGCATTGACCGTCTCAGCAATGGCAGCAAAGTTTCCGTTGTCAGCGACTCTGATACCAAAGCAGCCAGCGGGAGCGCGAAAGCGCAATGA
- a CDS encoding efflux transporter outer membrane subunit, with amino-acid sequence MLRKTFSLAALPVAVMLVLSGCTMEPDYQRPALPVAAHYTQNAQAGNGADISWQNFFTDPVMHKLIALSLANNRDLRVAALNVDVARSQVQIDRAALLPSVDLSASQTSAHLPGNLYNTASTGPVTYHELSSNLGVTAWELDFFGRLRSLRDQALESYLATAATQRATQISLISEVASAYLSLCADNELLKLAQDTVTSQQDSYNLTKRSVEGGVSSEQDLVQAETSVRTAQADVASYTRQVRQDVNALALLVGTDLPADMLAGAKLNKEWHFPATPSGLPSDLLTRRPDILSAEHELKAANANIGAARAAFFPSISLTASGGSTSSSLGHLLEGGTAAWSFGPSINLPIFDGGVNSANLDIAHLQKRIEIADYEKAIQTAFKEVGDALAGQDTYKEELTARELDEKANQRNYDFAHIRYQQGVDNYLNVLVAQRSLYTAQQSLITTQLGRLNQQITLYKALGGGWKS; translated from the coding sequence ATGCTTCGTAAGACTTTTTCGCTGGCCGCGTTGCCGGTTGCGGTGATGCTGGTGCTCAGCGGTTGTACCATGGAGCCCGATTATCAGCGCCCGGCGCTGCCCGTTGCGGCGCATTACACTCAAAATGCTCAGGCCGGAAATGGCGCAGATATCAGCTGGCAGAACTTCTTCACCGATCCGGTGATGCACAAGCTGATTGCGCTGTCGCTGGCGAACAACCGTGACCTGCGGGTGGCCGCGCTGAATGTGGATGTAGCGCGTTCCCAGGTACAGATTGACCGGGCAGCCCTGCTGCCCTCCGTTGACCTGAGCGCGTCACAGACCTCGGCGCACCTGCCCGGCAATTTGTACAACACGGCTTCAACCGGGCCGGTGACCTATCATGAACTGAGCAGCAACCTGGGCGTTACGGCCTGGGAGCTGGATTTCTTCGGACGTCTGCGCAGCCTCAGGGATCAGGCGCTGGAAAGCTATCTGGCGACGGCGGCCACCCAGCGGGCGACCCAGATCAGCCTGATCTCAGAGGTGGCTTCGGCTTACCTGTCGCTGTGCGCGGATAATGAATTACTCAAGCTGGCGCAGGATACGGTCACCAGCCAGCAGGATTCGTATAACCTCACTAAACGCAGTGTGGAGGGGGGCGTCAGCAGCGAGCAGGATTTGGTACAGGCGGAAACCTCGGTGCGCACCGCGCAGGCCGATGTGGCTTCCTACACCCGTCAGGTGCGCCAGGATGTGAACGCGCTGGCGCTGCTGGTGGGCACCGATCTGCCAGCAGATATGCTGGCCGGTGCGAAACTCAACAAAGAGTGGCACTTCCCGGCCACGCCGTCAGGTTTACCGTCCGACCTGCTGACCCGTCGCCCGGACATTCTCTCGGCAGAACATGAGCTGAAAGCGGCGAATGCCAATATTGGTGCGGCGCGTGCGGCCTTTTTCCCCAGCATCAGCCTCACCGCATCCGGTGGTTCCACTTCCAGCAGCCTTGGGCATTTGCTTGAAGGGGGCACAGCAGCCTGGTCATTCGGTCCCAGCATTAACCTGCCCATTTTTGATGGCGGCGTAAACTCGGCAAATCTGGATATCGCTCATCTGCAAAAGCGCATTGAAATAGCCGACTATGAGAAGGCGATTCAGACCGCCTTTAAAGAAGTGGGGGATGCGCTGGCGGGCCAGGATACTTACAAAGAGGAGCTGACGGCGCGCGAGCTGGATGAAAAAGCGAATCAGCGCAACTACGATTTTGCGCACATCCGTTATCAGCAGGGGGTGGATAACTACCTCAACGTGCTGGTGGCGCAGAGATCGCTGTATACGGCGCAGCAATCCCTGATAACCACTCAGTTAGGCCGGTTAAACCAGCAAATTACCCTGTATAAAGCGCTTGGAGGGGGATGGAAATCATGA
- a CDS encoding efflux RND transporter permease subunit, with product MSKFFIERPIFAWVVAIIVMLIGGLSILKLPINQYPNIAPPAISVQVTYPGASAETAQNTVVQVIEQQLSGIDNMRYIESQSNSDGSATIIVTFDQGTDPDIAQVQVQNKVSLAESQLPTEVTQQGINVRKYQANFMLVVSLISTNGKMSNGDLADLLVSKLEDPVSRTKGVGDFMVMGSEYGMRIWLDPAKLDKYQLIPADVSTAITQQNVQISSGKLAGLPTVPGAKFSATIIGKTRLQSVKAFQNILLKVNPDGSQVRLRDVAKVDLGPQDYSISATYNGKPSAGMALRLASGANVLDAINAVRTTVDGIKSSLPDGVEVTFPYDTSPVVSASIEEVVKTLFEAIALVFLVMLVFLQNLRATLITTLVVPVVLLGTFGILSACGYTINTLTMFGMVLAIGLLVDDAIVVVENVERVMHDEGLDPKAATIKSMEQIQGALFGIALVLSAVLLPMAFFSGSTGVIYRQFSITIVSAMALSVLMALIFTPALCATLLKPGSAEHKTRGMAGWFNRKFDAGTLHYTQGVGAIISKRNLFLAIYLLLVAATGYLFTRVPTSFLPDEDQGVMMMQTTLPANASSERTQQVLDEIQSWLLKNEPEVSSVFSPNGFSFSGRGENTAMSFVLLKPWAQRNSDQTVQKLAQRTMAHFATLKDAKVFALVPPAVMELGNATGFDFFLQDTDNQGHEALMAARNQFLGMAAKDKRLMATRPNGMEDEPQYHLIIDDERARALGLSLEDINDTLSTAWGSTYVNQFIYHGRVKKVYLQGNAGSRVTPEDLNKWYFRNTSGDMVPFSAFGSGKWEYGSPRYERFNGISAVEIMGSPASGYSSGDATQAVQEIAAKLPAGFKVQWHGLSYEEQSSGSQTPALYSISILVVFLCLAALYESWSIPFSVILVVPLGVLGTLLAVLMRGLENDVFFQVGLLTTVGLAAKNAILIVEFAKELHEKEGKGLVEAALEAAKLRIRPIIMTSMAFVLGVLPLTISSGAGAGSQHSIGTAVVGGMITATFLAIFFVPMFYVVVAQRFSAKKKSKVKTHAS from the coding sequence ATGTCTAAATTCTTTATTGAGCGCCCGATCTTTGCCTGGGTGGTGGCGATTATCGTGATGCTGATTGGGGGCTTGTCCATTCTCAAATTGCCCATCAACCAGTATCCCAACATTGCCCCTCCGGCTATCTCGGTTCAGGTGACCTATCCGGGTGCCAGCGCTGAAACCGCGCAGAACACCGTGGTTCAGGTTATTGAGCAGCAGCTCAGCGGCATCGACAATATGCGCTACATCGAATCGCAGAGTAACAGCGACGGTAGCGCCACCATCATCGTGACTTTTGATCAGGGAACCGATCCGGATATCGCTCAGGTGCAGGTACAGAACAAAGTTTCGCTTGCCGAATCGCAGTTGCCGACCGAAGTGACCCAGCAGGGGATCAACGTGCGTAAATATCAGGCCAACTTTATGCTGGTGGTCAGCCTGATTTCAACCAACGGGAAAATGAGCAACGGCGATCTGGCAGACCTGCTGGTGTCCAAACTGGAAGATCCGGTATCGCGGACTAAAGGCGTGGGCGATTTTATGGTGATGGGGTCGGAATACGGTATGCGTATCTGGCTCGATCCTGCAAAACTCGATAAATATCAGCTGATCCCGGCGGATGTTTCTACCGCTATCACTCAGCAGAACGTGCAGATCTCCAGCGGTAAGCTGGCCGGGTTACCCACCGTTCCAGGTGCCAAATTCAGCGCGACCATTATCGGTAAAACCCGTCTTCAGTCGGTGAAAGCGTTCCAGAACATCCTGCTGAAGGTTAATCCGGATGGATCTCAGGTTCGTCTGCGCGATGTGGCGAAAGTCGATCTGGGGCCGCAGGATTACAGCATTTCCGCCACCTACAACGGCAAACCTTCTGCCGGTATGGCGCTGCGCCTGGCGAGTGGGGCTAACGTGCTGGATGCGATCAACGCGGTACGCACCACGGTAGACGGCATCAAATCTTCCCTGCCGGATGGCGTGGAAGTGACCTTCCCGTATGACACTTCGCCGGTGGTCAGTGCCTCGATTGAAGAGGTCGTAAAAACCCTGTTTGAAGCGATCGCCCTGGTGTTCCTGGTGATGCTGGTGTTCCTGCAAAACCTGCGCGCCACGCTGATCACCACCCTGGTCGTGCCTGTGGTGCTGTTGGGAACGTTCGGGATTCTGTCTGCCTGTGGCTACACCATAAATACCCTGACGATGTTTGGCATGGTGCTGGCGATAGGCTTGCTGGTGGACGATGCGATCGTGGTGGTGGAAAACGTCGAGCGCGTGATGCACGACGAAGGGCTGGACCCGAAGGCCGCGACGATAAAGTCCATGGAACAGATCCAGGGCGCGCTGTTTGGGATTGCGCTGGTGCTCTCGGCGGTGCTGTTGCCGATGGCGTTCTTTAGCGGATCTACCGGGGTTATTTACCGGCAGTTCTCCATCACCATCGTGTCGGCGATGGCCCTGTCGGTGCTGATGGCGTTGATCTTCACGCCTGCCCTCTGTGCGACCCTGCTGAAACCCGGCTCGGCGGAGCACAAAACCCGTGGCATGGCGGGCTGGTTTAACCGCAAGTTTGATGCCGGTACACTGCATTACACCCAGGGTGTGGGAGCGATAATCTCCAAACGTAACCTGTTCCTGGCGATTTATCTGCTGCTGGTTGCCGCCACCGGTTATCTGTTCACCCGCGTGCCAACCTCGTTCCTGCCGGATGAGGATCAGGGGGTAATGATGATGCAAACCACCCTGCCAGCCAATGCGTCAAGTGAACGAACTCAGCAGGTGCTGGATGAGATTCAGTCCTGGCTGCTGAAGAACGAACCGGAAGTCAGCTCGGTGTTCTCACCAAACGGCTTCAGCTTCTCCGGGCGTGGGGAAAACACGGCCATGTCCTTTGTGCTGCTCAAGCCCTGGGCGCAGCGTAACAGTGACCAGACGGTGCAAAAACTGGCACAGCGCACCATGGCGCACTTCGCCACCCTGAAAGATGCCAAAGTGTTTGCGCTGGTGCCACCGGCGGTGATGGAGCTGGGGAATGCCACCGGTTTCGACTTCTTCCTGCAGGATACTGACAACCAGGGGCATGAAGCTTTGATGGCCGCGCGTAACCAGTTCCTGGGGATGGCGGCGAAGGATAAGCGCCTGATGGCGACCCGTCCAAACGGCATGGAGGATGAGCCGCAGTATCACCTGATCATTGATGATGAACGCGCGCGTGCTCTGGGCCTGAGCCTGGAAGATATCAACGACACGCTCTCCACGGCCTGGGGTTCAACCTATGTTAACCAGTTCATTTATCACGGCCGCGTGAAGAAAGTCTATCTGCAGGGTAACGCTGGCTCCCGCGTGACGCCGGAGGATCTCAACAAGTGGTATTTCCGCAATACCAGCGGCGACATGGTGCCATTCTCCGCTTTCGGTAGCGGGAAGTGGGAATACGGTTCACCGCGTTATGAGCGCTTCAACGGCATTTCTGCGGTGGAGATCATGGGTTCTCCAGCCTCGGGTTACAGCTCGGGCGATGCCACCCAGGCGGTGCAGGAGATTGCCGCTAAATTGCCTGCGGGCTTCAAAGTACAGTGGCATGGGCTGTCGTATGAAGAGCAGAGTTCCGGCTCGCAAACGCCAGCACTCTATTCGATCTCCATCCTGGTGGTGTTCCTGTGTCTGGCTGCGTTGTATGAGAGCTGGTCGATTCCCTTCTCGGTAATCCTTGTGGTGCCGCTTGGCGTGCTGGGCACGCTGCTGGCAGTGCTGATGCGCGGGCTGGAAAACGACGTCTTCTTCCAGGTCGGCCTGCTGACCACTGTCGGGCTGGCGGCGAAAAACGCCATTCTGATTGTGGAGTTCGCCAAAGAGCTGCACGAGAAAGAGGGTAAAGGCCTGGTGGAGGCCGCGCTGGAAGCGGCAAAACTGCGTATCCGCCCCATCATTATGACCTCAATGGCCTTTGTGCTCGGCGTGTTGCCGCTGACGATCTCCAGCGGGGCCGGGGCGGGCAGTCAGCACTCCATCGGCACCGCCGTGGTAGGCGGGATGATTACCGCGACCTTCCTGGCGATCTTCTTTGTGCCGATGTTTTACGTTGTGGTGGCACAGCGCTTCTCTGCTAAGAAAAAATCCAAGGTAAAAACTCATGCTTCGTAA
- a CDS encoding MdtB/MuxB family multidrug efflux RND transporter permease subunit, with the protein MNPSRIFIERPVATILLMVAVLLSGIFAYRFLSTSALPQVDYPTIQVSTLYPGASPDVMASSVTAPLERQLGQMAGLSQMASSSSSGSSVITLKFSLDLSLDVAEQEVQAAINAADSLLPTDLPNPPTYKKVNPADTAVITLAASSDTLPLIKVQDLVNTRIALKLSQISGVGMVTLAGGHQPAIRVQMDPKALAAHGLTLEDVNTLIGNSNVNGSKGGFDGQYHSVTIDANDQLRTAEEYGNLILTYQNGAALRLHDIAHIQEAAENTYQSAWANNAPAIVIGVQRQPGANVISVVDAIKAQLPTLQAALPDGVKVQILSDRTQTIRASISDVQFELMLSIALVVMVTFLFLRNVAATLIPSIAVPLSLVGTFGVMYLADFSLNNLSLMALTIATGFVIDDAIVVVENISRRLEQGETPMQAALKGSAQIGFTIISLTFSLIAVLIPLLFMGDVVGRLFREFAITLAVSILVSMVVSLTLTPMLCAYLLRHIPEERQSRFYRKGGEFFDRLVAGYDRLLTIVLNHQRLTLLVALATLVFTGLLYVVIPKGFFPSQDTGLIQGVTVASQDVSFSEMAKRQQQLAEIVLKNPAVESLSSTIGIDGTNTSLNSGRLQINLKSFDERDERAASVISELKQATQNVPGIQLYMQASQDLTVNDQVTPDQYQFSLDDADSENLVTWSPKLVDALKKRPEFSSVVSNLQDQGQVAYVELNRDAAARYGITASDVDTALYNAFGQRLVSTIFTQSNQYRVVLEVAPKYQQSPASFDDIYLAPSGSTASTSDSTSGSSSDSSTSTDSSTTGMVRLTSIAKIHQRIGSLTHMRLNQFPAVTVSFNLADGYSLDDAQKAITETQESLTLPSSITLRYQGETAAFQSATSNTLWLILAALLTMYVVLGILYESFIHPVTILSTLPSAAVGALLTLLLAGTEFSLIALIGVILLIGIVKKNAIMMIDFALEAEKNQHLSPREAIHQACLLRFRPIMMTTMAALLGALPLMLASGSGAELRQPLGLVIVGGLIFSQVLTLFSTPVIYLLFDRLAERGRRRLRKARG; encoded by the coding sequence ATGAATCCTTCGCGCATCTTTATCGAACGTCCGGTAGCCACCATCCTGCTGATGGTCGCCGTTTTGCTCTCCGGGATCTTCGCTTACCGCTTTCTCTCCACTTCGGCGCTGCCGCAGGTGGACTATCCGACCATTCAGGTCAGCACCCTCTATCCCGGCGCCAGCCCGGATGTGATGGCCTCCTCGGTAACCGCGCCGCTGGAACGCCAGCTGGGACAGATGGCCGGCCTGAGCCAGATGGCGTCCAGCAGCTCAAGCGGCTCTTCGGTTATCACCCTGAAGTTCTCTCTCGATCTGTCGCTGGATGTGGCCGAGCAGGAAGTGCAGGCGGCGATCAATGCCGCTGACAGCCTGCTTCCAACAGATTTACCCAATCCGCCAACCTACAAAAAGGTCAATCCAGCGGATACCGCAGTGATTACTCTGGCAGCGAGTTCCGACACCCTGCCGCTGATCAAAGTGCAGGATCTGGTTAACACCCGTATCGCGCTGAAGCTGTCGCAAATATCCGGTGTGGGAATGGTGACGCTGGCGGGCGGGCATCAGCCTGCCATCCGCGTGCAGATGGACCCCAAAGCGCTGGCGGCCCACGGTTTAACCCTGGAAGACGTCAACACCCTGATCGGCAACAGCAACGTCAACGGCTCGAAAGGGGGCTTTGACGGCCAGTATCACTCGGTGACCATTGATGCCAACGATCAGCTTCGCACCGCCGAAGAGTACGGTAACCTGATCCTCACTTATCAGAACGGCGCGGCGCTGAGGCTGCACGATATCGCCCATATTCAGGAGGCGGCGGAAAACACTTACCAGTCCGCCTGGGCCAATAACGCCCCGGCGATTGTGATCGGCGTGCAGCGCCAGCCCGGCGCTAATGTGATTTCGGTGGTGGATGCGATCAAAGCCCAGCTGCCGACCCTGCAGGCGGCTTTGCCGGACGGCGTCAAAGTGCAGATCCTCTCAGACCGCACGCAAACCATCCGCGCCTCAATCAGCGATGTACAGTTTGAGCTGATGCTGTCGATTGCGCTGGTAGTGATGGTGACATTCCTGTTCCTGCGAAACGTGGCGGCGACCCTGATCCCCAGCATTGCCGTTCCGCTCTCGCTGGTGGGAACCTTTGGCGTGATGTACCTCGCTGACTTCAGCCTTAACAACCTGTCGCTGATGGCGCTGACCATCGCCACCGGGTTCGTTATTGATGATGCCATTGTGGTAGTGGAGAACATTTCGCGCAGGCTGGAGCAGGGTGAAACGCCGATGCAGGCGGCGCTGAAAGGATCGGCACAGATCGGTTTTACCATCATCTCCCTGACCTTCTCGCTGATTGCCGTGCTGATCCCGCTGCTGTTTATGGGCGATGTGGTGGGGCGGCTGTTCCGCGAATTTGCGATCACCCTGGCGGTGTCGATACTGGTGTCGATGGTGGTATCGCTGACCCTGACGCCGATGCTGTGTGCTTATCTGCTGCGCCATATTCCCGAAGAGCGCCAGAGCCGTTTTTACCGTAAAGGTGGAGAGTTTTTCGACAGGCTGGTGGCCGGTTACGATCGCCTGCTGACGATAGTCCTGAATCATCAACGGCTGACCCTGCTGGTGGCACTGGCCACGCTGGTGTTTACCGGCCTGCTCTACGTGGTGATCCCTAAAGGATTCTTTCCGTCGCAGGATACCGGGCTGATCCAGGGCGTGACCGTGGCGTCTCAGGATGTCTCCTTCAGCGAAATGGCGAAACGGCAGCAGCAGCTGGCGGAAATCGTGCTGAAGAATCCGGCCGTGGAGAGCCTCTCTTCCACTATCGGTATTGATGGTACTAATACCAGCCTGAACAGCGGGCGATTACAGATTAACCTTAAGTCGTTCGATGAGCGTGATGAACGGGCAGCTTCGGTGATTTCCGAACTGAAGCAGGCCACGCAAAATGTGCCGGGCATTCAGCTCTATATGCAGGCCTCGCAGGACCTGACGGTCAACGATCAGGTTACGCCGGATCAGTACCAGTTCTCACTGGATGACGCCGACAGTGAAAATCTGGTCACCTGGTCACCCAAACTGGTGGATGCCCTGAAAAAACGGCCTGAGTTCAGTTCGGTGGTGAGCAATCTTCAGGATCAGGGGCAGGTGGCCTACGTTGAACTTAACCGGGATGCGGCGGCGCGCTATGGCATTACCGCCTCAGATGTCGATACCGCGCTGTATAACGCTTTTGGTCAGCGGCTGGTTTCCACCATTTTCACCCAGTCCAATCAGTACCGTGTGGTGCTGGAAGTGGCACCAAAGTATCAGCAGTCTCCGGCCTCGTTTGATGATATTTATCTGGCGCCTTCCGGCAGCACGGCCTCCACGTCGGATTCAACCTCCGGCAGCTCTTCGGACAGCAGCACTTCCACCGACAGCAGCACAACAGGCATGGTCAGGCTGACCTCAATCGCGAAAATCCATCAGCGCATCGGTTCGCTGACGCATATGCGGCTGAATCAGTTCCCGGCGGTAACGGTCTCCTTTAACCTCGCTGACGGTTACTCGCTGGACGATGCGCAAAAAGCGATTACTGAAACTCAGGAAAGCCTGACGTTGCCTTCAAGTATCACGCTGCGTTACCAGGGCGAAACCGCCGCGTTCCAGAGCGCTACCAGCAATACGCTGTGGTTGATCCTCGCAGCCCTGCTGACCATGTATGTGGTGCTGGGGATCCTCTACGAGAGCTTTATTCACCCGGTGACTATTCTCTCCACCTTGCCTTCAGCGGCAGTGGGCGCACTCCTGACCCTGCTGCTGGCGGGTACGGAGTTCAGCCTGATAGCGCTGATTGGGGTGATTTTGCTGATCGGCATCGTGAAAAAGAACGCCATTATGATGATCGACTTTGCGCTGGAGGCGGAAAAAAACCAGCATCTCAGCCCGCGCGAAGCGATACATCAGGCCTGTCTGCTGCGCTTCCGGCCAATTATGATGACCACCATGGCCGCGCTGCTGGGCGCATTGCCGCTGATGCTGGCCTCGGGTTCCGGCGCTGAACTGCGTCAGCCGCTGGGGCTGGTCATCGTCGGAGGACTCATTTTCAGTCAGGTGCTGACGCTGTTCTCCACGCCGGTGATCTACCTGCTGTTTGACCGGCTGGCAGAACGGGGCCGCCGCAGATTGCGTAAGGCTCGTGGATGA